From the genome of Bubalus bubalis isolate 160015118507 breed Murrah chromosome 2, NDDB_SH_1, whole genome shotgun sequence, one region includes:
- the NRSN1 gene encoding neurensin-1, translating to MSSCSNVCGSRQAQAATEARHQRYGVRSYLHQFYEDCTTSIWEYEDDFQIQRSPNRWSSVFWKVGLISGTVFVILGLTVLAVGFLVPPKIEAFGEANFVVVDTHAVQFNGALDMCKLAGAVLFCIGGTSMAGCLLMSVSAKSYSKEEKFLQQRFKERIADIKVHTQPITRAPGPGETKIPVTLSRVHNVQPLAAT from the exons ATGAGTTCTTGCAGCAACGTCTGTGGGTCCAGGCAGGCACAGGCTGCTACCGAGGCCAGGCACCAGCGCTACGGAGTCCGGTCCTACCTGCACCAGTTTTATGAGGACTGTACCACTTCCATCTGGGAGTATGAGGATGATTTCCAGATCCAGAGATCACCCAACAGGTGGAGCTCAGTATTCTGGAAG GTCGGACTCATCTCGGGCACAGTCTTCGTGATTCTCGGATTGACTGTCCTGGCAGTGGGCTTTCTTGTGCCCCCCAAAATCGAAGCCTTTGGCGAGGCCAATTTCGTGGTGGTGGACACGCACGCTGTCCAGTTTAATGGAGCCCTTGACATGTGCAAGCTGGCGGGCGCCGTGCTTTTCTGCATCGGGGGCACATCCATGGCAGGGTGCCTGCTGATGTCGGTGTCCGCAAAAAGCTACTCCAAAGAAGAGAAATTCCTTCAGCAAAGGTTTAAAGAGCGAATCGCAGACATCAAGGTCCACACTCAGCCCATTACAAGAGCTCCGGGCCCAGGAGAAACAAAGATACCAGTCACTTTGTCCAGGGTTCACAATGTCCAGCCCTTAGCGGCAACCTGA